The following are encoded together in the Nitrosopumilus sp. b3 genome:
- a CDS encoding UbiX family flavin prenyltransferase: protein MKLVIGITGSTGVLYGIRMLETLKKLDIESHLIMSEWAQKCISMETDYTIDYVKSLASTISDEKNMASSVSSGTHRIDGMIIAPCSMKTLAAIANGYDDTLIARAAGVTIKESRKLILMVRETPLSAIHLENMLKLSRLGIVILPPVTEFYTKPKSIDDIVNHGVGKCLDQFDIEHNLYPRWGTF from the coding sequence TTGAAATTAGTTATTGGAATTACTGGTAGTACTGGTGTCCTCTATGGAATTAGGATGTTAGAAACCCTCAAGAAATTAGATATTGAATCGCATTTGATAATGTCTGAGTGGGCCCAAAAATGCATCTCTATGGAGACTGACTATACAATTGATTATGTAAAATCTCTTGCATCAACTATTTCTGATGAAAAAAATATGGCATCAAGTGTTTCTAGTGGAACACATAGAATTGATGGCATGATTATTGCTCCTTGCAGTATGAAGACATTGGCAGCAATTGCCAATGGCTATGATGACACATTAATTGCAAGGGCTGCCGGTGTCACGATAAAAGAGTCTAGAAAATTAATTTTAATGGTGAGGGAGACTCCATTATCTGCAATCCATTTAGAAAATATGTTAAAGCTTTCTAGATTGGGAATTGTGATTTTGCCTCCAGTAACTGAATTTTATACAAAACCCAAATCCATTGATGATATTGTAAATCATGGAGTTGGAAAATGTTTGGACCAATTTGACATAGAGCACAATTTATACCCTCGATGGGGTACCTTCTAA
- a CDS encoding formate--phosphoribosylaminoimidazolecarboxamide ligase family protein — MIKSSEIKKIVNDYSDVKIGVLGSHSALEIMDGAKDEDFQTKVFCQKGREGPYQRFNRIADEVIVLDKFKDMASAKNQKILRDSNTIIVPHRSLTVYLGYKTIENSFKVPIFGNRKLFQAEERTAKKGQYYLLEKARIKYPKLFKDPKKINKPCIVKVQEKNRPLERAFFTVSSYKDFVEKSESKIKQGVISRKDLEKSSIEELAIGTYMNFNFFHTPISDQVDFIGIERRLQTNIHDYNALPAKQQLDIDVDLQNIEVGHTPASIRESLLEKVIKMGDKFVAAVKREYAPGIIGPFSLQSVITKDLELIVYDVSLRVPGNPIVATTSPYTKYQYGTTFGVGRRIAMEIKRAQEEGRLDEIVT; from the coding sequence GTGATTAAAAGTTCTGAGATTAAAAAAATAGTTAATGACTACTCAGATGTCAAAATTGGAGTTCTAGGAAGTCATTCAGCATTAGAAATTATGGATGGTGCAAAAGATGAGGATTTTCAAACCAAAGTTTTCTGCCAAAAGGGAAGGGAAGGGCCTTATCAAAGATTTAACAGGATTGCAGATGAGGTTATTGTTTTAGACAAATTCAAAGATATGGCTTCTGCAAAAAATCAGAAAATATTACGAGATTCAAATACAATTATTGTTCCACACAGATCACTCACAGTTTATCTAGGTTACAAAACAATTGAAAATTCATTCAAAGTTCCTATTTTTGGAAATAGGAAATTGTTCCAAGCAGAGGAAAGGACTGCAAAAAAAGGACAGTATTACTTGCTAGAAAAAGCCAGAATAAAATACCCCAAATTATTCAAGGACCCCAAAAAAATTAACAAGCCATGTATAGTTAAAGTTCAAGAAAAAAATAGGCCTCTAGAAAGAGCATTCTTCACAGTTTCATCATACAAAGATTTTGTAGAAAAATCAGAATCAAAAATCAAGCAAGGTGTAATCTCAAGAAAGGATCTTGAAAAATCAAGTATTGAGGAATTGGCAATTGGAACATACATGAATTTTAATTTCTTCCACACACCAATTTCAGACCAGGTAGATTTTATTGGAATTGAGCGAAGATTACAAACAAACATTCATGATTATAATGCATTACCAGCAAAGCAGCAACTAGACATTGATGTGGATTTACAAAATATTGAAGTTGGCCACACCCCAGCAAGCATCAGAGAATCCCTTCTTGAAAAAGTCATAAAGATGGGAGACAAATTTGTAGCAGCTGTAAAAAGAGAATATGCACCTGGAATTATCGGACCATTTTCACTTCAAAGTGTAATTACAAAAGATTTGGAATTGATAGTATACGATGTTTCATTAAGAGTTCCAGGAAATCCAATAGTTGCCACAACTAGTCCATATACAAAATATCAATATGGTACAACATTTGGAGTGGGAAGAAGAATTGCCATGGAGATAAAACGAGCCCAAGAGGAAGGCCGTCTAGATGAAATAGTCACATAG
- a CDS encoding SRPBCC family protein yields the protein MPKFSLERIIDAKRESVFKIFSEYENYPKFFPKHFPSIRVRSVRNNVSVVEEYLRLGDKEFLIMAKHVSDSPVSHEVFVIGGDAKGSIFKEKFLELETGTKVMVEVDFKIKGKLKISSLFGKNIFENDYAKILDDFVKIAEN from the coding sequence TTGCCAAAATTTTCTTTAGAACGAATTATTGACGCAAAAAGGGAATCCGTCTTTAAAATTTTTTCCGAGTACGAGAACTATCCAAAATTTTTCCCAAAACATTTCCCGTCAATTCGAGTTCGCTCTGTTCGAAATAATGTTTCAGTTGTAGAAGAATATTTGCGACTTGGTGATAAGGAATTTCTTATCATGGCAAAACATGTATCGGACTCTCCTGTATCTCATGAGGTTTTTGTTATTGGAGGGGATGCAAAGGGAAGTATCTTTAAGGAAAAATTCCTTGAACTTGAAACTGGGACCAAAGTTATGGTTGAAGTTGACTTTAAAATTAAAGGAAAACTAAAGATTTCAAGCTTATTTGGAAAAAATATCTTCGAGAATGACTATGCTAAAATTTTAGATGATTTTGTAAAAATTGCAGAAAATTA